A portion of the Canis lupus baileyi chromosome 6, mCanLup2.hap1, whole genome shotgun sequence genome contains these proteins:
- the SERPINC1 gene encoding antithrombin-III, producing the protein MFSNGIGMIAAGKRRTCLLSLLLIGLWGCVVCPWSPGEDICTAKPRDIPVNPMCIYRSPEKKAVEDEGAEQKIPEATNRRVWELSRANSRFATAFYQHVADSKNDNDNIFLSPLSISTAFAMTKLGACNNTLKQLMEVFKFDTISEKTSDQVHFFFAKLNCRLYRKANKSSELVSANRLFGDKSLTFNETYQDISEAVYGAKLQPLDFKENAEQSRMIINKWVSNKTHGRITDVVPPDAIDELTVLVLVNTIYFKGLWKSKFSPENTRKELFYKAGGESCSVSMMYQEGKFRYRRVAEGTQVLELPFKGDDITMVLILPKPEKSLAKVEQELTPEVLQEWLDEMTETLLVVHMPCFRMEDSFSVKERLQDMGLVDLFNPEKSRLPGIVAEGRNDLFVSDAFHKAFLEVNEEGSEAAASTVIGIAGRSLNPNRVTFKANRPFLVLIREVALNTIIFMGRVANPCDN; encoded by the exons ATGTTTTCCAATGGGATAGGAATGATAGCTGCTGGAAAAAG GAGGACGTGTCTCCTGTCCTTGCTGCTCATTGGCCTCTGGGGCTGTGTGGTCTGTCCGTGGAGCCCGGGGGAGGACATCTGCACAGCCAAGCCTCGGGACATTCCTGTGAATCCCATGTGCATTTACCGTTCCCCAGAGAAGAAGGCAGTTGAGGACGAGGGCGCAGAGCAGAAGATCCCCGAGGCCACCAACCGGCGAGTCTGGGAACTGTCAAGAGCCAATTCCCGCTTCGCCACTGCCTTCTATCAGCACGTGGCAGACTCCAAGAATGACAACGACAACATTTTCCTCTCGCCCCTGAGTATCTCCACAGCTTTTGCTATGACCAAGCTGGGAGCTTGTAACAACACCCTCAAGCAGCTGATGGAG GTTTTCAAGTTTGATACCATCTCTGAGAAAACGTCCGATCAGGTGCACTTTTTCTTTGCCAAACTCAACTGCCGACTCTACCGAAAAGCCAATAAGTCCTCTGAGTTGGTATCAGCCAACCGCCTTTTTGGAGACAAATCACTCACCTTTAATGAGACCTATCAGGACATCAGTGAGGCCGTATACGGAGCCAAGCTCCAGCCCCTGGACTTCAAG GAAAATGCAGAGCAGTCCAGAATGATCATCAACAAATGGGTATCCAATAAGACCCATGGGCGTATCACTGACGTGGTGCCCCCGGATGCCATCGACGAGCTCACGGTCCTGGTGCTGGTCAACACCATTTACTTCAAG GGCCTGTGGAAGTCCAAGTTCAGTCCCGAGAACACGAGGAAGGAGCTATTCTACAAGGCAGGTGGAGAGTCATGCTCGGTGTCCATGATGTACCAGGAAGGCAAGTTCCGCTACCGGCGGGTGGCAGAAGGCACCCAGGTGCTCGAGCTGCCCTTCAAGGGGGACGACATCACCATGGTGCTCATCCTGCCCAAGCCTGAGAAGAGCCTGGCCAAGGTGGAGCAGGAGCTCACCCCGGAGGTGCTGCAGGAATGGCTGGATGAAATGACGGAGACCCTGCTGGTGGTCCACATGCCCTGCTTCCGCATGGAGGACAGCTTCAGCGTGAAGGAGCGCCTGCAGGACATGGGCCTCGTGGACCTGTTCAACCCCGAGAAGTCCAGGCTCCCAG GTATTGTTGCAGAAGGCCGGAATGACCTCTTTGTCTCAGATGCATTCCACAAGGCCTTTCTTGAG GTAAATGAGGAAGGCAGTGAAGCAGCAGCAAGTACTGTTATTGGGATTGCTGGCCGTTCGCTGAACCCCAACAGGGTGACCTTCAAGGCCAACAGGCCCTTCCTGGTTCTTATACGGGAAGTTGCTCTGAACACTATTATCTTCATGGGCAGAGTAGCCAACCCTTGTGATAACTGA